In Helianthus annuus cultivar XRQ/B chromosome 8, HanXRQr2.0-SUNRISE, whole genome shotgun sequence, a single genomic region encodes these proteins:
- the LOC110872817 gene encoding uncharacterized protein LOC110872817 isoform X3, translated as MSDSILAFEDEIQKLAMKPFRKLQDSCIEFSGRKFLINLKKKKKREKQIEMLKDNTVQCDSKRAKRQCEQHDSDDDFETPMPKGISVNKKEDQPHKQLSSSCQIVTKTSAKTKKRKEPVNDNGSDDDFESPKKDNDIQSPKKRCKNGKRKVNNDRPHVYKDITTTRIRTRSCPANFCEMVQSLNVAQLAVVEEIGFSSVLQLDVHMVPTCLGYWLVTNYDVESNNLDIGTRKIEITRELVRDVLGIPMGDKQVVEMGKPSYSDPVIAEFRNQYGARSKLKKVKEVIETIKASDESGRIFKLNFLVVFNTIMGETTKGSTVLMRFLPSVTTDVDIKDLDWCSYIVTLLKNTKAGWSGLEHFNGPLTFLALVYAHEKGKSLMTTIPAIQHYGTVSLMYLEDDLFANTYTFLSHLEEAIRLKDEENVIDKEGVKNNEKEGCGTTITENEGSSSYEPYDLVSSPTNPTNENELRILIEKKVGQIDKLMTEVEGLMTEVEGLITRGIDKYPNDDGIKQVAVEWEINLQKYRDKKRDVSGNKVQNVTEINNQAGMSLSESTEEEIGFLTMEQLEKDAFMKIAILERKQTNQAKPSDKPSFDFMSQLTPLDEADYTNTPTRDGTAKHNDDVNVARLLKKMPILRTDDGFDEQEVVMETPPNQILAPLPISVVKQISKIKETRPTRNKTLPAILRSPFTRKKVSLATRWSKAEINISETIFAANKDVWNTVFETKHGIIVPRVSLETMYPGLMVHISVLDCWSAVLNSEDKFRNKKDPKRMFCYCNMLGDKDFDITVNEEERIKTFNTNMDRILRDTEKKTIIGFDLLFIPILYSKHYYVICFNLTQPQVHVIDNLASKADFDAKYGQRPQIMQKTLCSYLEIVGHPLASELKMCKPVRLEMPWRTHYNSVDCGIFVMRHMETYKCTPIKVWLCGLLKEVEGQRGQLNDLRVKYLVKILMSDINIQKDAIVAEVRQFAKVRDEEKEALKKSRFERIKERVESAI; from the exons ATGAGCGATTCAATCTTAGCATTCGAAGATGAGATTCAAAAATTGGCGATGAAACCTTTCAGAAAATTACAAGATTCATGCA TTGAGTTTTCAGGGAGAAAGTTTCTTATCAACcttaagaagaagaagaagcgtgAGAAACAAATCGAAATGTTGAAAGATAACACTGTGCAATGTG ATTCAAAAAGAGCGAAGCGACAATGTGAACAACATGATTCAGATGATGATTTTGAAACTCCCATGCCAAAAG GAATTAGTGTTAACAAAAAAGAGGACCAGCCACATAAACAACTCTCTTCATCTTGTCAGATTGTAACAAAAA CATCAGCCAAAACAAAGAAAAGGAAGGAGCCAGTGAATGACAATGGGTCAGATGATGATTTTGAATCACCTAAGAAAGATAATGATATCCAATCACCTAAGAAACGATGTAAAAACGGGAAAAGAAAGGTGAACAATGACAGACCACATGTTTACAAGGATATCACAACCACTAGAATTAGAACAAGGAGCTGCCCAGCAAACTTTTGTGAAATGGTTCAATCTTTAAATGTTGCACAATTGGCAGTTGTTGAAGAAATAGGGTTCTCAAGTGTTCTTCAATTAGACGTGCACATGGTTCCTACATGTTTGGGGTATTGGCTTGTAACTAACTATGATGTTGAAAGCAATAACTTAGATATAGGAACCCGCAAAATAGAAATAACACGTGAGTTAGTCCGAGATGTACTTGGCATACCTATGGGAGATAAACAAGTAGTTGAAATGGGTAAACCGAGTTATAGTGACCCTGTTATAGCCGAGTTTAGAAATCAATACGGGGCTAGATCAAAGCTAAAAAAGGTAAAAGAAGTCATTGAGACAATCAAAGCATCAGATGAGAGTGGAAGAATATTCAAGCTGAACTTCTTAGTAGTTTTTAACACAATAATGGGTGAAACTACAAAAGGGTCAACGGTGTTAATGAGGTTTCTACCCTCTGTAACAACAGATGTTGACATTAAAGATTTGGATTGGTGTAGCTACATTGTCACTTTATTGAAAAATACTAAGGCAGGATGGAGTGGTTTGGAACATTTTAATGGCCCATTGACATTCTTGGCG TTAGTGTATGCTCATGAGAAAGGAAAATCCTTGATGACAACTATACCAGCGATACAACACTATGGGACGGTTTCACTTATGTACCTTGAAGATGACTTGTTCGCTAACACTTATACTTTCCTTAGTCACTTGGAAGAGGCTATTAGAttaaaagatgaagaaaatgTGATCGACAAAGAGGGCGTCAAGAACAATGAAAAAGAAGGTTGTGGCACTACTATTACAGAAAATGAAG GTAGTTCATCATATGAACCATATGATTTGGTATCATCACCTACGAACCCTACCAATGAGAAT GAGTTAAGAATTTTAATTGAGAAGAAGGTAGGACAAATTGATAAACTGATGACAGAAGTTGAGGGTCTCATGACAGAAGTTGAGGGTCTGATAACGAGGGGGATAGATAAATATCCAAATGATGATGGGATAAAACAAGTAGCAGTCGAATGGGAGATAAACTTACAGAAATACAGAGACAAGAAAAGGGATGTTTCTGGCAACAAGGTTCAAAACGTTACAGAAATAAACAACCAGGCGGGAATGTCGTTGAGTGAATCAACAGAAGAGGAGATTGGTTTTTTAACAATGGAACAACTAGAAAAAGATGCCTTTATGAAGATCGCTATTTTAGAGAGAAAACAAACTAACCAAGCAAAACCATCTGACAAGCCGAGTTTTGACTTCATGTCACAACTTACCCCACTAGATGAAGCCGACTATACCAACACACCTACAAGAGATGGCACCGCAAAGCATAATGATGATGTGAATGTTGCAAGGCTATTGAAAAAAATGCCAATTTTGCGTACTGATGACGGTTTCGATGAACAAGAAGTGGTGATGGAAACACCACCAAATCAAATATTGGCACCATTACCTATAAGTGTTGTGAAACAAATATCAAAGATAAAAGAAACTCGTCCTACACGTAACAAAACTTTGCCTGCTATCTTGCGTTCACCATTTACTCGAAAGAAGGTCAGTTTGGCAACAAGATGGTCAAAGGCCGAAATTAACATATCAGAAACCATATTCGCTGCCAACAAAGATGTTTG GAATACTGTGTTTGAAACGAAACATGGGATAATTGTGCCAAGGGTATCGCTCGAGACAATGTATCCAGGGCTGATGGTTCACATAAGTGTGTTAGATTGTTGGTCTGCAGTGCTCAACAGTGAGGACAAATTCCGTAACAAAAAAGACCCAAAAAGGATGTTTTGTTACTGTAATATGCTG GGCGATAAAGATTTTGATATAACAGTCAATGAGGAAGAAAGAATCAAGACTTTCAATACTAACATGGATAGAATTTTGCGGGACACTGAGAAAAAAACCATTATTGGTTTTGACCTACTGTTTATCCCAATATTGTATTCCAAGCACTACTATGTCATTTGTTTCAATCTGACACAGCCACAAGTTCATGTCATTGACAATCTAGCTTCTAAAGCTGATTTTGATGCAAAGTATGGTCAACGACCACAAATCATG CAAAAAACATTGTGCAGCTACTTGGAAATAGTCGGCCATCCACTTGCATCAGAGTTGAAAATGTGTAAACCAGTACGTTTAGAAATGCCGTGGAGGACCCATTACAATTCTGTGGATTGTGGTATTTTTGTAATGCGTCATATGGAGACGTACAAATGCACCCCAATCAAGGTCTGGTTATGTGGACTATTAAAAGAAGTAGAAGGTCAAAGGGGCCAACTAAATGATCTTAGGGTGAAGTATCTTGTAAAAATACTCATGTCAGATATTAACATACAAAAGGATGCTATTGTGGCCGAGGTTCGTCAGTTTGCAAAGGTACGTGATGAGGAGAAGGAAGCACTGAAGAAAAGCCGATTTGAAAGGATAAAAGAAAGGGTAGAAAGTGCTATATAG